Proteins encoded by one window of Chryseobacterium sp. POL2:
- a CDS encoding Omp28-related outer membrane protein: MKKLYTVAAAFLLANTLSAQVHYSQNFESLDFNTWTNTDLDGDGKKFFVANASNIYPNAGLGTRTLGSYSYQNIPLTPNNLVTSTPITLPTGVNNIFLKYQVASYNGSYGSEHYAIYLSPTNVAADVLATTPIKEETLPFVGGIKEVAIDVSSYAGQTVYLSFRHFNTSDMYYLLFDNLSIETLEDNNAKLVSSSIDKYIVAGSQNDLMFNIKNMGANTITSLELNWNDGTTDHIATVSTNIAPGASALVAHPTKVNYSDITTKNFSLTISKVNGSTDSNPSDNIGTAKTSVASQLVAKKVVLEEGTGTWCGWCPRGMVGLDKVNQDYPNDQISIAVHNGDPMVLAAYNSGAAFAGFPGMNVDRELKNEDPGPAGINDFVISRKNLPTPVKLSGDYTISGSELTANVSAQFYINNSSANFKMGVVVVEDGVKGTSSNYGQVNYYAGGGNGPMGGFESLPSPVPASQMIYDHVGRALLGGYAGQAGSVPTAITDGSTANYTFSYTIPAAYNADKMSAVLLLIDANDGSILNATKLNKTLAVNDISKIGANTLIYPNPAKSEFNIKLVDDGKYTVSIYDMSGREVKNYGTMNSSSKNINVPINLLPGKYMINIAKDGVSFTKDLLVK; this comes from the coding sequence ATGAAAAAACTTTACACTGTAGCGGCAGCATTTTTGCTCGCCAACACGCTTAGTGCACAGGTGCATTATTCGCAAAATTTTGAATCTTTAGATTTCAACACTTGGACAAACACCGACCTAGATGGCGATGGGAAAAAGTTCTTCGTAGCCAATGCTAGTAATATTTATCCAAATGCTGGCTTAGGTACCAGAACGCTAGGATCATACTCCTATCAAAACATTCCGTTGACGCCCAACAATTTGGTTACTTCTACGCCCATAACCTTACCTACTGGTGTTAATAACATTTTCTTAAAATACCAAGTGGCATCATACAACGGATCTTATGGTTCCGAGCATTATGCAATTTACTTATCACCAACTAATGTTGCAGCGGATGTGCTTGCCACAACACCTATTAAAGAAGAAACGCTTCCATTTGTAGGTGGAATCAAAGAAGTGGCTATAGATGTTTCTAGCTACGCTGGTCAAACAGTTTATTTATCCTTTAGACACTTTAATACTTCGGATATGTATTATCTATTGTTCGACAATCTTTCAATAGAAACATTAGAAGATAATAATGCTAAACTCGTTTCATCATCCATCGATAAATACATTGTTGCTGGAAGTCAAAATGATTTGATGTTTAATATTAAAAATATGGGAGCCAATACTATTACTTCCTTAGAATTAAATTGGAATGATGGTACAACAGATCATATTGCGACTGTATCTACTAATATTGCTCCAGGAGCTTCGGCGCTTGTGGCGCATCCAACAAAAGTAAATTACTCTGATATTACAACAAAAAACTTTAGCTTAACAATTTCTAAAGTTAATGGCTCTACAGATTCAAATCCAAGTGATAATATTGGTACAGCAAAAACCTCTGTAGCATCCCAACTCGTAGCTAAAAAAGTCGTTCTTGAAGAAGGTACGGGTACATGGTGTGGCTGGTGTCCTCGAGGAATGGTTGGGCTAGACAAAGTTAACCAAGACTATCCTAATGATCAAATTAGTATAGCCGTTCATAATGGTGACCCAATGGTATTGGCCGCATACAACTCAGGAGCTGCTTTTGCTGGTTTCCCAGGTATGAATGTCGATAGAGAACTAAAGAACGAAGATCCAGGACCAGCAGGCATTAACGATTTTGTAATTAGCAGAAAAAATCTGCCTACACCAGTTAAACTTTCTGGAGATTATACCATTTCTGGTTCAGAACTCACAGCTAATGTTAGCGCACAATTCTATATCAATAATTCTTCGGCCAATTTCAAAATGGGCGTTGTAGTAGTAGAAGATGGCGTGAAGGGCACAAGTTCTAATTATGGACAAGTTAATTATTACGCTGGCGGTGGTAACGGACCAATGGGAGGATTCGAAAGTCTACCAAGTCCTGTCCCAGCATCACAAATGATATACGACCATGTCGGTAGAGCATTGTTAGGCGGTTATGCAGGGCAGGCAGGATCTGTTCCTACAGCAATCACAGATGGATCTACTGCAAACTATACATTTAGTTATACAATTCCTGCGGCTTATAATGCCGATAAAATGAGTGCTGTATTGTTATTAATCGATGCTAATGACGGAAGCATCCTTAATGCGACAAAACTTAATAAAACACTCGCAGTTAATGATATCTCAAAAATCGGAGCTAACACGTTAATTTATCCTAATCCTGCAAAATCTGAATTCAATATCAAACTTGTTGACGATGGTAAATATACAGTAAGCATTTATGATATGTCAGGACGCGAGGTGAAAAATTATGGTACAATGAACTCTTCATCCAAGAATATCAATGTTCCGATTAATTTACTACCTGGAAAATATATGATCAATATTGCAAAAGATGGTGTGTCTTTTACAAAAGATCTGTTGGTTAAGTAA
- a CDS encoding T9SS type A sorting domain-containing protein: MKKNYLLAIALCITTFANASTMNLPDNGTNFNVVSKNVFATNDVKMVSAKLDKFLLPGGETFIKATIKNVGTNSISSVEISWNDGTSERKQRITAYLSAGQQREVTHPIAVSFSDPTVMTRNITLSITQVNDTPDSNPADNTINLQNSIVSQQISKKVVFEEGTGTWCGWCPRGMVALEQVNQEYPDDQISIGVHNGDPMVVAEYNSGAAFGGFPGMNVDRELKGVDINPNSIGNYVLTRRTIPAPAILSGSFNIDGTQLTANANSQFFINNPNANYKLSVIIVEDGVKGTASGYRQSNYYAGGGNGEMGGYESLPNPVPANQMVYDHVGRAILGGYKGQNGSIPTNITDGSAANFTFNYSIPSNFNVDKLSAVLLLLDGTDGTILQATKLTKTLAVSDVSKIGANTLIYPNPAKSEFNIKLVDDGNYSVTIFDMAGREVKNYGSLKSSSKNINLSINNLTPGKYLVNIVKDGVSFTKNLLVN, encoded by the coding sequence ATGAAGAAAAACTATCTTTTAGCAATAGCATTATGCATAACTACTTTTGCTAATGCTAGTACGATGAACCTCCCAGACAATGGGACTAATTTTAATGTAGTATCAAAAAATGTTTTTGCAACCAACGATGTTAAAATGGTAAGTGCTAAACTCGACAAGTTTTTACTACCTGGCGGAGAAACTTTCATTAAAGCTACAATAAAAAATGTAGGAACCAACTCCATCAGCTCAGTTGAAATTAGTTGGAACGATGGTACAAGCGAACGCAAACAAAGAATCACGGCCTATCTAAGTGCAGGCCAGCAACGAGAAGTTACCCATCCTATCGCGGTTTCTTTTAGCGATCCTACAGTTATGACAAGAAATATTACACTGTCCATTACTCAAGTTAACGACACTCCCGACTCTAACCCTGCGGACAATACAATAAACTTACAAAACAGCATTGTTTCTCAGCAGATTTCAAAAAAAGTCGTTTTTGAAGAAGGTACAGGCACATGGTGCGGCTGGTGTCCTAGAGGGATGGTTGCACTAGAACAAGTTAACCAAGAATATCCAGATGACCAGATCAGTATCGGTGTTCATAATGGCGACCCAATGGTTGTTGCCGAATATAATAGTGGTGCTGCTTTTGGTGGATTTCCAGGGATGAATGTTGACAGAGAACTAAAAGGTGTTGATATCAACCCTAACTCAATAGGAAATTACGTTCTTACAAGAAGAACTATTCCTGCACCAGCTATATTATCAGGAAGTTTTAATATTGATGGAACACAATTAACTGCGAACGCCAACTCTCAATTTTTTATTAATAATCCAAATGCCAATTACAAACTATCTGTTATTATTGTAGAAGATGGTGTAAAAGGAACGGCTAGCGGATACAGACAATCTAACTATTATGCCGGTGGTGGCAATGGAGAAATGGGAGGCTATGAAAGTTTACCAAATCCAGTCCCTGCAAACCAAATGGTTTACGATCACGTTGGTAGAGCTATTCTAGGTGGATATAAAGGACAAAACGGATCAATCCCAACAAATATTACAGATGGTTCGGCGGCTAATTTTACTTTTAATTATAGCATTCCATCTAATTTTAATGTGGATAAATTAAGTGCCGTATTACTACTACTTGACGGAACGGACGGAACCATCTTGCAAGCCACTAAACTAACCAAAACTTTAGCAGTGAGCGATGTTTCAAAAATTGGCGCAAATACCTTAATCTATCCTAACCCTGCTAAATCTGAATTCAATATCAAACTTGTTGATGATGGCAATTACAGTGTTACAATTTTTGACATGGCTGGTAGAGAAGTTAAAAATTATGGAAGTCTTAAATCTTCTTCTAAAAATATCAATCTGTCAATTAACAATTTAACTCCAGGAAAATATCTTGTGAACATTGTTAAAGACGGCGTTTCATTTACTAAAAATCTATTGGTTAATTAA